The following proteins are encoded in a genomic region of Bubalus kerabau isolate K-KA32 ecotype Philippines breed swamp buffalo chromosome 13, PCC_UOA_SB_1v2, whole genome shotgun sequence:
- the SLC2A4RG gene encoding SLC2A4 regulator: protein MEAERSPASGPGCGRPPLRTAGRDPATAPVSVPAPPQGPAVEFALPQEPEPRAADLGAPGAGAAGPPTPSAHIPVPAHRTPPGKARLDEVMAATALTSLSTSPLLLGAPGVTFSTEPCLEPWREAPVQPPGSGGGWDPASDQSSPSTPSPPLPPEAAHFLFGESALRKRKSSLQGLFQCLWKRCGKVLSSASGMQRHIRLVHLGRQAELEQSDGEEDFYYTELDSGMDSLTDGLSGLTPGSPTASVPPAFPRLEPLEPLALPSLLRLPALPPPPVLSTTSPSQVCPSDHAHQVGKATGSSQGARGHSSASSQGCLAPVRLEPQPTPVRACAPALPAKPSANPRKPRGDAKKCRKVYGMDHRDLWCTACRWKKACQRFLD, encoded by the exons ATGGAGGCCGAGCGCTCTCCGGCGTCCGGCCCGGGCTGCGGGCGTCCCCCACTCCGCACCGCCGGCCGGGACCCCGCGACCGCGCCCGTGTCGGTACCCGCGCCGCCGCAG GGCCCTGCTGTTGAGTTCGCGCTGCCCCAGGAGCCGGAGCCGCGAGCCGCGGACCTCGGAGCCCCAGGGGCGGGGGCGGCCGGGCCCCCGACACCGTCAGCGCACATCCCAGTGCCAGCGCATAG AACCCCCCCAGGAAAAGCCCGACTGGACGAGGTCATGGCTGCCACAGCCCTCACAAGCCTGTCCACCAGCCCCCTCCTGCTGGGGGCCCCAGGTGTGACCTTCAGCACAG AACCGTGCCTGGAGCCCTGGAGGGAGGCCCCAGTGCAGCCACCGGGCAGCGGCGGGGGCTGGGACCCTGCCAGTGACCAGTCCTCTCCGTCTACACCGTCACCACCGCTGCCCCCTGAGGCAGCCCACTTCCTATTTGGGGAGTCCGCGCTGAGGAAGAGGAAG AGCTCGCTGCAGGGGCTGTTCCAGTGCCTGTGGAAGCGCTGCGGGAAGGTGCTGAGCTCCGCGTCGGGGATGCAGAGACACATCCGCCTGGTGCACCTGGG gAGGCAGGCTGAACTGGAGCAGAGCGATGGCGAGGAGGACTTCTACTACACAGAGCTGGATAGCGGCATGGACTCGCTGACCGATGGGCTGTCCGGCCTGACCCCAGGGTCCCCTACGGCCTCGGTGCCACCCGCCTTTCCCCGCCTGGAGCCGCTGGAGCCCCTGGCCCTGCCCAGCCTTCTGCgcctgcctgccctgcccccacccccggtGCTGAGCACCACATCCCCCTCCCAGGTGTGCCCCAGTGACCATGCCCACCAGGTGGGTAAGGCCACGGGCAGCTCCCAAGGAGCACGAGGCCATAGCAGTGCCTCCTCTCAGGGCTGCCTGGCACCCGTCCGCCTGGAGCCACAGCCTACCCCTGTCAGGGCCTGTGCGCCAGCCCTGCCAGCCAaacccagtgccaacccaag GAAGCCCCGGGGTGATGCTAAGAAGTGCCGGAAAGTGTACGGCATGGACCACCGGGACCTGTGGTGCACGGCCTGCCGCTGGAAGAAGGCCTGCCAGCGTTTCCTGGACTGA
- the LIME1 gene encoding lck-interacting transmembrane adapter 1: MRYRSGAVRMRLQGSSVPPALWVLGCLTLLLWLWVLCTTCNRADDPLPPRKQARRQPSRLQGSAMPAEVSLLRRPHCSLSKSDTRLHELHRSRPCSRAPRPASMYLLRPQWLEASRGMTRPPTPFSHQELPLAAPSTGPEATYSNVGLATIPRARLAARPVVAEYACVQKFRGTDRGPQGLGQGKVEATPPTQVDILYSRVNKPKRRDPGPATDQPDPKGGGAILALGSDPAYEVLPLGGLGMDKSLLENVYESIQEMGAPLEPPSSSSYQERTCAGHRDTLLPV, encoded by the exons ATGAGATACAGAAGTGGGGCTGTCAG gatgaggctaCAGGGGTCCTCAGTCCCTCCTGCTCTCTGGGTCCTAGGGTGCCTCACACTGCTCCTCTGGCTGTGGGTGTTGTGCACAACCTGCAACA GGGCTGATGACCCTCTGCCACCCAGGAAGCAGGCACGGAGGCAGCCATCCAGGCTGCAGGGCAGTGCGATGCCAGCAGAAGTG TCACTGCTAAGACGACCCCACTGCTCCCTCAGCAAGTCGGACACCAGGCTGCATGAACTGCACCGCAGCCGGCCCTGTAGCAGAG CCCCACGGCCTGCCAGCATGTATCTCCTACGTCCACAGTGGCTGGAGGCATCCAGAGGCATGACCAGGCCCCCAACACCCTTCTCACACCAGGAGCTGCCCCTGGCTGCACCCTCCACTGGCCCAGAGGCCACCTATTCCAACGTGGGGCTGGCAACAATCCCCAGGGCCAGGCTGGCA GCCAGACCTGTGGTAGCTGAGTATGCTTGTGTCCAGAAGTTCAGGGGAACAGATCGGGGCCCCCAAGGCCTGGGGCAGGGGAAGGTCGAGGCAACCCCACCCACTCAG GTGGACATCCTGTATTCCAGGGTCAACAAACCTAAAAGGAGGGACCCAGGACCTGCCACAGACCAGCCAGACCCCAAAGGTGGGGGAGCAATTTTGGCTCTGGGGAGTGACCCAGCCTACGAGGTCCTCCCTCTTGGGGGCCTGGGTATGGACAAGAGCCTCCTGGAAAACGTGTATGAGAGCATTCAGGAGATGGGAGCACCTCTGGAGCCCCCGAGCTCCAGCTCCTATCAGGAAAGGACGTGTGCAGGGCACAGAGACACTTTGCTTCCTGTCTAA